A window of the Labrus mixtus chromosome 8, fLabMix1.1, whole genome shotgun sequence genome harbors these coding sequences:
- the cacybp gene encoding calcyclin-binding protein: protein MALTEQINQLEADLQELGSLLEKAERKRVQELLQQEKKKVEKELAAKRQQKEQQARREADPSAASRAKYTVKITNYAWDQSEKFVKIYLTLKDVHKIPAENVEVNFTEGSYSVLVKELDGKNHQMTVLNLLYPIDEKDSYKKIKTDMILLMCKKQTTKKWDCLTKVEKLSKEKDKPSADANADPSEGLMTMLKKIYSDGDDEMKRTINKAWSESQEKKMQGGVGDMMDF from the exons ATGGCTCTAACCGAACAG ATCAACCAGCTGGAGGCGGATTTGCAAGAGCTGGGGTCGCTCTTGGAGAAGGCAGAGAGGAAACGGGTCCAGGAGCTActgcagcaggagaagaagaaggtggagaAGGAGCTTGCGGCCAAACGgcaacagaaagagcagcaagCCAGGAGAGAGGCCGACCCATCTGCTGCCTCTAGAGCAAAATACACAGTCAAGATCACCAACTATG CGTGGGACCAGTCCGAAAAGTTTGTCAAAATTTACCTTACATTGAAGGATGTTCACAAAATTCCGGCGGAAAACGTGGAGGTCAACTTCACAGAAGG GTCGTATTCTGTTTTGGTAAAGGAGCTGGATGGGAAAAACCATCAGATGACCGTCCTCAACCTGTTATATCCAATCGATGAAAAGGACAGCTATAAGAAG ATCAAAACAGACATGATTCTGCTCATGTGCAAGAAGCAGACAACAAAGAAGTGGGACTGTCTAACGAAGGTGGAGAAGCTGTCTAAAGAGAAAGA CAAACCCAGTGCAGATGCCAACGCGGACCCCAGCGAGGGCCTGATGACCATGCTGAAGAAGATTTACTCGGACGGAGACGACGAGATGAAGAGAACCATCAACAAAGCGTGGTCAGAGTCCCAAGAGAAGAAAATGCAAGGAGGAGTAGGAGACATGATGGACTTCTGA
- the mrps14 gene encoding 28S ribosomal protein S14, mitochondrial, with product MAAHRVVCLGLNALYSSVCAPKQALRSCWGAVEQVRSYYVDWRMLRDLKRRQMAFEYADERLRINALRKNSILPKELQEVADKEIAALPRDSCPVRIRNRCVMTSRPRGVKRRWRLSRIVFRHLADHNQISGIQRARW from the exons ATGGCGGCCCACAGGGTAGTATGTTTAGGGTTGAATGCCCTTTATTCTTCTGTTTGCGCCCCAAAGCAG GCCCTGAGGAGTTGCTGGGGGGCGGTGGAGCAGGTGAGGAGTTACTATGTTGACTGGAGGATGCTGAGAGACCTCAAGAGAAGACAGATGGCTTTTGAGTATGCCGATGAAAGGCTACGGATCAATGCACTGAGGAAGAATAGCATCCTTCCCAAAGAACTTCAG GAGGTGGCAGATAAAGAAATTGCAGCACTACCACGGGACAGCTGCCCTGTGAGAATACGCAACAGGTGTGTGATGACTTCAAGACCTCGGGGAGTGAAACGGAGGTGGCGACTGAGCAGGATTGTATTCCGTCACTTAGCCGACCACAACCAGATATCGGGGATTCAGAGGGCACGGTGGTGA